The following coding sequences are from one Panicum hallii strain FIL2 chromosome 5, PHallii_v3.1, whole genome shotgun sequence window:
- the LOC112892604 gene encoding palmitoyl-acyl carrier protein thioesterase, chloroplastic-like, with protein sequence MASSSSCAFHCSRVSIRCSASEGGGQHRSSSSNAVRVNGAAHRAPLQVGAALETSINRSLAELSAPVLTPPPPPLTGGGEDRVRRQNIPTEKQTVDPFRQALIVEGGVRYQQTLVVRSYEVGPDKTATMETVLNLLQETALNHVWMSGLLGDGFGATHGMIKNNLIWVVSRMHVQVDQYPIWGEVLDIDTWVGSSGKNGMRRDWLIRGRNSGDIFVRATSTWVMMNKVTRRLSKMPKEVRGEIAPWFIDRHAIEEEAAEKIIKLDSNAKYVDSDLKPKRSDLDMNHHVNNVKYVRWMLETLPDHFLQQHQLSSIILEYRKECGSSDVVQSICQPDEDSVPPEEHVSMVTGPSLLPEIISGHHSLAGALQQWPTKYTHLLQLKAGDKHEEIVRGRTTWKKKSHKAP encoded by the exons ATGGCCAGCTCCTCGTCGTGTGCCTTCCACTGCTCCCGCGTCTCCATCAGGTGCTCGGCCTCGGAGGGCGGCGGGCAGCACCGGAGCAGCAGCAGTAATGCGGTCAGGGTGAACGGCGCGGCGCACCGTGCGCCGTTGCAGGTGGGCGCGGCGCTGGAGACGTCCATCAACAGGTCGCTGGCCGAGCTGAGCGCGCCTGTgctgacgccgccgccgccgccgctcaccggggGCGGCGAGGACCGCGTCCGGCGCCAGAACATACCGACGGAGAAGCAGACCGTGGACCCGTTCCGGCAGGCGCTGATCGTGGAGGGCGGCGTGCGGTACCAGCAGACGCTGGTGGTGCGGTCCTACGAGGTTGGCCCCGACAAGACGGCCACCATGGAGACCGTGCTCAACCTTCTCCAG GAGACAGCGCTGAACCACGTGTGGATGTCAGGCCTGCTGGGCGACGGCTTCGGCGCGACGCACGGGATGATCAAGAACAACCTCATCTGGGTCGTCTCCAGGATGCACGTCCAAGTCGATCAGTACCCGATCTG GGGAGAGGTGCTGGACATCGACACGTGGGtgggctcgtcggggaagaacgGCATGCGGCGCGACTGGCTCATCCGCGGCCGCAACTCCGGCGACATCTTCGTGCGAGCAACCAG TACGTGGGTGATGATGAACAAGGTGACGAGGAGGCTGTCAAAGATGCCGAAGGAGGTCCGGGGCGAGATCGCGCCGTGGTTCATCGACCGGCATGCCATCGAGGAGGAAGCCGCGGAGAAGATCATCAAGCTCGACAGCAACGCCAAGTATGTCGACTCGGACCTCAAG CCGAAGCGAAGTGATCTGGATATGAACCACCACGTCAACAATGTAAAATACGTGAGGTGGATGCTTGAG ACTCTTCCTGATCACTTCCTGCAGCAGCACCAGCTTAGCAGCATCATCCTGGAGTACAGGAAGGAATGTGGGAGCTCAGATGTGGTGCAGTCCATTTGCCAACCTGACGAAGACTCAGTTCCACCAGAGGAACATGTCAGCATGGTCACTGGGCCTTCCCTTTTGCCAGAGATCATCAGTGGCCACCACAGCTTGGCAGGTGCGCTCCAACAATGGCCAACCAAGTACACGCATCTTCTGCAACTGAAAGCAGGTGATAAGCACGAGGAGATTGTGCGAGGGAGAACTACATGGAAGAAAAAATCACATAAAGCTCCCTGA
- the LOC112892603 gene encoding prostatic spermine-binding protein-like codes for MARTRQTARKSTRGPPHPIQHPQEVPDQEEPKQPEDFPEFMEVDDNDDDYYGYYGGGWVDTDTKEEPMELPEDHPDAAGDNDEDAAGGDGADPGAAGGDYAEDGDDDPAAPDGGDEDQMMI; via the coding sequence ATGGCCAGAACCAGACAGACCGCccgcaagagcacccgtggaccacctCATCCGATCCAGCATCCTCAGGAAGTGCCCGACCAGGAGGAGCCCAAACAGCCAGAAGACTTTCCCGAGTTCATGGAGGTCGATGACAATGATGATGACTACTACGGCTATTACGGaggaggctgggtggacactgatactaaggaggagcccatggagctgccTGAGGACCACCCAGACGCTGCAGGCGACAACGATGAGGACGCTGCAGGAGGAGACGGTGCCGATCCAGGTGCCGCAGGAGGAGACTATGCagaagatggtgatgatgacccaGCTGCACCCGATGGTGGTGACGAGGACCAGATGATGATCTAG